The Mycobacterium sp. 3519A genome contains a region encoding:
- a CDS encoding non-ribosomal peptide synthetase gives MTETIGRDVDIADLSADEKRALLSRLLRERVESSAATHPLSFGQRSLWLLENLSPGSPAHIITYTGLISGRLDVAALERAAQALVDRNAILRTTYGVRGGQPVQRVHPRWRLTMARQDLDPGEYGLQDWLRREAYRPFDLETGPVFRLTLLRRGPQDHILVLAIHHIAVDFWSLDILLDELRLLYAAQFGAEAPDACAQSYAEHARRQNRALEGEYGDRLWKYWREQLSGELPVTNLPTDRPRRQAQTYRGAVHHFTIDAELTAAVKEIGRRTGATPYMTLLAAYATLLHRYNGQTDLPIGSPFACRESAAIQELVGYLANPLVLRADMSGDPTFAALLARIKQTVLGALEHQEYPFSLLLERLHPVRDPSHAPLFQVSFAWEQIRRFRGADQSAGANSLSLTSIQIGQGGALSDLMMMMGELDGHLIGALQYNTDLFDDATIERMSGHFTTLLRGVVADPDKRLSELPLLTDAESRDQQAWNQTQVTYDAPECLHELVAQAANRHPAAVAVSFEDRQLTYRELDRRADALAHRLQSLGVGPDTLVPVLVDRSEDLVIALLAALKAGGAFMPLDPAQPANRIATMLSGAPGAPVCLTQQRHLDRLAGFTGEPVCLDALSPSLSEQASPSSVGVTGRNLAYVVHTSGSTGTPKGALITHGGIRNRLLWMQQADPLGVGDRVFHQTPVAFDVSLLEIFWPLIAGAQIVIAKPDGHTDVEYVANSIAEKQITAAFFVPTMLRSFLAQPAAKECVALRHVSCGGDIVPYELTQRFHATVNAELWNEYGPAEAAVTATYYHCKRGAAGPSVPIGKPIANVHVYLLDAQRQPVPVGVIGELYIGGAGVGRGYLNRPDATTANFSPDPFAGGDGQLMYRTGDLARYLPDGNIEYVGRRDDQVKVRGVRIELGEIEAALAKHPAIRDNAVVAGPDDRGNTRLIAHLVAGDQDRPSTTDMRLFLRDQLPASMVPAVFCYTEALPKTPGGKVDRRALVAAAAAAPTPDREFVAPRTPAETILAGIWSEVLDVENVGIHDDFFALGGCSTHSMEVTVKAKAAGIPLTPEAVFVCGTIAELAAQHGGGSDEAAAEAAAEPVTTLGGSTVIESIGTYLPAEIVSTEAVVAGCTAEVGIPLGRLTGILNRRVVGPGEYASDLARQAIDDCLARSSHEPEDIDLIIACNTSRHDGPEFRAVFEPGIAVRLRDRCGLTNALAFDISNACAGMWTGITVADAYLKTGQIRRAMVVSGEYISHLAETAQKEIEGPMDPRLACLTLGDAGAAVILERSANDRIGFHDIDMATLGAYSRLCVAKPSEGLHGGAVMVTDSIAATVVAVKAAVPYVAEVMRRHGWRPQSADHLLIHQTSESSLRDAMLAINREFGKSAAHPGNTIFNLAERGNTASTSHWVALKDHILNNRIQSGDRTVFGISGSGQTVGAALYTFDDLPDRLRQGRKSRRTQSVTAPRNADLPATPRVRIAGVGRVPADTAETGSVANAVHAAKSCLENARLEPAQLGLLIHAGVYRDEFIGEPAIATFIAGDIGANDDIQSAEGAKTLAFDVFNGAVGFLNACQVAAQMVGGGKVENAMVVTSETENNAADGEHQLLGVQQTGSAVVLSRSDDAVGFGRFVFRYDPEHADALTTYTRQAGGRTWLQIDREPKLATHYLDLVPAAVEELLELENLDRSDIKVVVPPFLPVDDRTELAHRIGIDSARFVEFDGEGDPFTSSVPQGIERAVREGLAEPGDIGLIVTVGSGLQVGATTYRF, from the coding sequence ATGACAGAGACTATCGGGCGTGACGTCGACATCGCGGACCTGTCCGCTGATGAAAAGCGGGCCCTGCTGTCGCGGTTGTTGCGGGAACGTGTCGAGTCGTCCGCGGCAACGCATCCGCTGTCTTTCGGGCAGCGTTCGTTGTGGCTGCTCGAGAACCTCTCGCCGGGCAGCCCCGCACACATCATCACGTATACGGGTCTGATCAGCGGCCGACTTGACGTAGCTGCGCTGGAACGTGCCGCTCAGGCCCTGGTCGATCGAAATGCCATCTTGCGCACCACTTATGGCGTGCGTGGCGGGCAACCGGTACAGCGAGTGCACCCACGTTGGCGGTTGACGATGGCTCGACAGGACCTCGACCCCGGCGAGTACGGGCTGCAAGACTGGCTGCGTCGGGAAGCATACCGCCCCTTCGACCTCGAAACCGGGCCGGTGTTCCGGCTCACCCTGCTCAGGCGAGGGCCGCAGGACCACATCCTGGTCCTGGCCATCCATCACATCGCAGTCGACTTCTGGTCGCTCGATATCCTGCTCGACGAGCTTCGCCTGCTCTACGCCGCGCAGTTCGGCGCAGAGGCACCCGACGCGTGTGCGCAGAGTTACGCCGAGCATGCCCGCAGGCAGAACCGCGCGCTAGAAGGTGAATACGGGGACCGCCTTTGGAAGTATTGGCGTGAGCAGCTTTCCGGTGAACTGCCGGTCACCAACCTGCCGACCGACCGACCGCGGCGGCAGGCGCAGACCTATCGCGGCGCGGTACACCATTTCACGATCGACGCCGAACTCACCGCCGCGGTGAAGGAGATCGGCCGCCGCACGGGAGCGACGCCGTACATGACCCTGCTCGCCGCGTACGCCACTCTGCTGCACCGCTACAACGGCCAAACCGACCTGCCGATCGGATCCCCGTTCGCCTGCCGGGAATCCGCAGCGATCCAGGAACTCGTCGGCTACCTTGCCAACCCGTTGGTCTTGCGCGCCGATATGAGCGGCGACCCGACATTCGCCGCCCTTCTTGCCCGCATCAAGCAGACGGTGCTGGGCGCGCTGGAACATCAGGAGTATCCGTTCAGCTTGCTGTTGGAGCGGCTGCACCCGGTCCGGGATCCGAGTCATGCACCGCTGTTTCAGGTCAGCTTCGCGTGGGAGCAGATCCGTCGTTTCCGGGGTGCGGATCAATCCGCCGGTGCGAATTCGCTGAGCCTGACGTCGATCCAGATCGGCCAGGGCGGTGCGCTGAGCGATCTGATGATGATGATGGGCGAGTTGGACGGACACCTGATCGGCGCGTTGCAGTACAACACCGACCTCTTCGACGACGCCACCATCGAGCGCATGTCCGGACACTTCACCACACTGCTGCGCGGTGTCGTGGCCGACCCCGACAAGCGGTTGTCGGAGCTGCCACTGCTCACCGACGCCGAGTCGCGGGACCAGCAGGCATGGAATCAGACACAAGTCACTTACGATGCCCCTGAGTGCCTACACGAGTTGGTCGCGCAAGCGGCCAACCGCCATCCGGCTGCGGTGGCGGTGTCGTTCGAGGACCGTCAACTGACTTACCGCGAACTCGACCGGCGCGCCGACGCGCTGGCGCACCGGCTGCAGAGCCTTGGCGTCGGCCCGGACACCCTCGTCCCGGTCCTCGTCGACCGCTCGGAGGATCTCGTCATCGCCCTGCTCGCCGCGCTCAAGGCCGGTGGCGCGTTCATGCCCCTCGACCCGGCGCAGCCGGCGAATCGCATTGCGACCATGCTGTCGGGTGCGCCGGGTGCGCCCGTCTGCCTCACCCAGCAACGCCATCTCGACAGGCTGGCCGGCTTCACCGGTGAACCGGTATGCCTCGACGCCCTGTCACCGTCGCTGTCCGAACAGGCCAGCCCGTCTTCGGTTGGCGTGACGGGGCGCAACCTGGCCTACGTCGTTCACACATCGGGGTCCACCGGCACGCCCAAGGGTGCGTTGATCACCCACGGCGGCATCCGGAATCGGCTGCTGTGGATGCAGCAGGCCGACCCGCTCGGCGTCGGCGACCGCGTGTTCCACCAGACGCCGGTGGCCTTCGACGTGTCGTTGTTGGAGATCTTCTGGCCTCTGATCGCGGGCGCGCAGATCGTCATCGCAAAACCCGACGGACACACAGACGTCGAGTACGTCGCCAACAGCATCGCTGAAAAGCAGATCACCGCGGCCTTTTTCGTACCCACTATGTTGCGGTCGTTCCTCGCCCAACCGGCGGCGAAAGAATGCGTCGCGCTGCGTCACGTGTCGTGCGGCGGCGACATAGTGCCCTACGAGCTCACGCAGCGATTCCACGCCACCGTGAACGCCGAGTTGTGGAACGAATACGGTCCCGCCGAGGCGGCCGTCACGGCCACCTATTACCACTGCAAGCGGGGCGCGGCGGGGCCATCGGTCCCGATCGGCAAGCCAATCGCCAACGTGCACGTTTATCTCCTTGACGCACAACGGCAACCGGTGCCCGTCGGCGTCATCGGCGAGCTCTACATCGGCGGCGCCGGCGTCGGGCGCGGCTATCTCAACCGGCCCGACGCGACGACCGCGAACTTTTCGCCCGATCCGTTCGCCGGAGGAGACGGTCAGCTGATGTACCGCACCGGCGACCTGGCGCGGTACCTGCCCGACGGCAACATCGAGTACGTCGGACGCCGCGACGACCAGGTGAAGGTCCGCGGCGTACGAATCGAATTGGGGGAGATCGAGGCCGCACTGGCCAAGCACCCCGCTATCCGGGACAACGCGGTGGTGGCCGGGCCTGACGACCGTGGGAACACGCGGCTGATCGCACATCTGGTCGCGGGCGACCAGGATCGACCCAGCACCACTGACATGCGCCTGTTCCTGCGCGACCAGTTGCCCGCATCCATGGTGCCTGCGGTGTTCTGCTACACCGAGGCGCTGCCAAAGACGCCGGGCGGCAAAGTGGATCGCCGCGCCTTGGTGGCGGCGGCCGCCGCCGCGCCGACCCCCGACCGCGAGTTCGTCGCGCCACGTACACCCGCGGAGACGATCCTGGCGGGAATCTGGTCCGAGGTGCTCGACGTGGAAAACGTTGGCATACACGACGATTTCTTCGCGCTCGGCGGATGCTCGACCCACAGCATGGAGGTCACCGTCAAGGCCAAGGCGGCAGGCATCCCGTTGACGCCGGAAGCGGTGTTCGTGTGCGGCACGATCGCCGAACTTGCCGCCCAACACGGCGGCGGCTCAGACGAAGCCGCCGCAGAAGCCGCCGCAGAGCCGGTCACGACGCTGGGCGGCAGCACGGTGATCGAGAGCATCGGCACGTACCTACCCGCCGAAATCGTCTCCACAGAGGCAGTTGTCGCCGGATGCACGGCAGAGGTCGGGATCCCGCTCGGGCGCCTGACCGGCATCCTGAACAGGCGCGTCGTCGGGCCGGGCGAATACGCGAGCGACCTTGCCCGGCAGGCGATCGACGACTGCCTGGCGCGTTCGAGCCACGAACCGGAGGACATCGATCTGATCATCGCGTGCAACACCTCTCGACACGACGGACCGGAATTCCGGGCCGTGTTCGAGCCGGGAATCGCAGTGCGACTGCGAGACCGCTGCGGCCTGACCAACGCGCTTGCCTTCGACATCAGCAACGCCTGTGCCGGGATGTGGACCGGCATCACCGTCGCCGACGCCTACCTGAAGACCGGTCAGATCCGGCGCGCGATGGTGGTCAGCGGCGAGTACATCAGCCATCTTGCCGAGACGGCGCAGAAGGAGATCGAAGGCCCGATGGACCCGCGGCTGGCATGCCTGACCCTCGGCGACGCCGGTGCCGCGGTGATCTTGGAGCGCAGCGCCAACGACCGCATCGGTTTTCACGACATCGACATGGCCACGCTGGGCGCGTACAGCAGGCTGTGCGTGGCCAAACCCAGCGAGGGGCTGCACGGCGGCGCGGTGATGGTCACCGATTCCATCGCGGCGACCGTCGTCGCGGTCAAGGCGGCGGTACCGTACGTCGCCGAGGTGATGCGGCGGCATGGGTGGCGGCCGCAGAGTGCCGACCACCTGCTGATCCACCAGACATCTGAATCGTCGCTCAGGGATGCGATGCTCGCGATCAACCGGGAGTTCGGGAAGAGCGCCGCCCATCCGGGTAACACGATCTTCAACCTGGCTGAGCGGGGCAATACCGCAAGCACATCGCACTGGGTGGCGCTGAAAGATCACATCCTCAACAACCGCATCCAATCAGGAGATCGCACGGTGTTCGGTATCAGCGGATCCGGGCAGACTGTCGGCGCGGCACTGTACACATTTGACGATCTACCCGACCGGCTGCGCCAAGGCCGCAAAAGCCGTAGGACACAAAGTGTTACGGCACCACGAAATGCGGATCTTCCCGCGACGCCACGGGTGCGGATCGCAGGTGTGGGCAGGGTTCCCGCCGACACGGCGGAAACTGGATCGGTGGCGAACGCCGTACACGCCGCCAAGTCGTGCCTCGAGAACGCCCGACTCGAGCCGGCACAGCTCGGCCTGCTGATACACGCCGGGGTGTACCGGGACGAGTTCATCGGCGAACCGGCGATCGCTACGTTCATCGCCGGCGACATCGGCGCCAATGACGACATCCAATCCGCCGAAGGCGCAAAGACTCTGGCTTTCGACGTGTTCAACGGTGCAGTCGGTTTCCTCAACGCCTGCCAGGTCGCCGCTCAGATGGTCGGCGGAGGGAAAGTCGAGAACGCGATGGTGGTGACCTCGGAGACGGAGAACAACGCCGCAGACGGTGAACACCAACTGCTTGGCGTCCAACAGACCGGATCCGCCGTTGTGCTCAGCAGGAGCGACGATGCGGTCGGGTTCGGCAGATTCGTGTTCCGTTACGATCCCGAACACGCCGACGCGCTGACCACGTACACCCGGCAGGCCGGCGGCCGAACCTGGCTGCAGATCGACCGCGAACCCAAACTCGCTACCCACTATTTGGACCTGGTGCCCGCCGCCGTCGAAGAACTGCTGGAGCTGGAGAACCTGGACCGCTCGGATATCAAGGTGGTGGTTCCGCCGTTCCTGCCGGTCGACGACCGCACGGAGCTGGCCCACCGCATCGGCATCGACAGCGCGCGGTTCGTTGAATTCGACGGTGAGGGCGATCCTTTCACGTCATCGGTGCCCCAGGGCATCGAGCGTGCGGTGCGCGAGGGCCTGGCGGAACCGGGCGACATCGGCCTGATCGTGACAGTCGGTTCGGGCCTGCAGGTCGGTGCCACCACGTACCGGTTCTGA
- a CDS encoding ABC transporter ATP-binding protein has product MTLSTPTGTSPPGPNGNGVSAGAVIEVRDLRKSFGRSDTETQILKGIDLQILPGEFVVLIGPSGSGKSTLLSILGLLEPPSSGDVLVNGRSVSQLSRRQLARLRGTKLGYVFQSFNLLAGLSVAENVMLSGLLTGRSGSAQHRRAIELLDQFGLAGKAKRVPAELSGGEQQRVAIARALFSKPDVILADEPTGNLDTRNGQNVIEVLEQLNREGQTIILVTHDLSIAEKAPRLISFRDGRIESDIASRNGAPIVVTERIGP; this is encoded by the coding sequence GTGACGCTATCCACTCCAACAGGCACCTCGCCGCCGGGACCAAACGGAAACGGCGTATCTGCAGGTGCTGTCATCGAGGTACGCGACCTGCGAAAGTCGTTCGGCCGCAGCGACACCGAGACACAGATCCTCAAAGGCATCGACCTGCAGATTCTCCCGGGGGAGTTCGTGGTGTTGATCGGCCCGTCCGGGTCGGGGAAGTCGACTCTGCTCAGCATCCTCGGCCTGCTCGAACCACCGTCCAGCGGCGACGTTCTGGTGAACGGGCGCAGTGTGAGCCAGCTTTCGCGACGGCAGCTGGCCCGCCTGCGGGGCACCAAGCTCGGATACGTCTTTCAGTCGTTCAACCTTCTTGCAGGTCTGTCCGTTGCCGAGAACGTGATGCTGAGCGGTCTGCTCACCGGCCGCTCCGGGTCCGCGCAACACCGGCGTGCGATCGAACTGCTGGATCAATTCGGGTTGGCAGGCAAGGCGAAACGGGTGCCCGCCGAGCTGTCCGGAGGGGAGCAGCAGCGGGTGGCGATCGCGCGGGCGTTGTTCTCCAAGCCCGACGTCATCCTCGCCGACGAGCCCACAGGGAACCTGGACACCCGAAACGGACAAAACGTCATCGAGGTTCTCGAGCAGTTGAACCGCGAGGGGCAGACCATCATTCTGGTCACCCACGACCTGTCGATTGCCGAGAAGGCGCCCCGGCTCATCTCGTTTCGGGACGGTCGCATCGAAAGCGATATCGCGTCGCGCAACGGCGCCCCGATCGTGGTGACCGAGCGGATCGGGCCCTAG
- a CDS encoding ABC transporter permease yields MAGRQLAAALSVLRIINLRALRRHSFRALLAAVSLGGGVAVVVAVMIEATSVSDAVHDVGYRIAGPAPLRVVGAAAQGGIDAQAIAKVRGIPGVSAAAPVIRAVTLARTGNRDDYVLTLGIDCTARWIIDPAVCPPGRSEPPVPATSTTFATAADHPTTLVTDQGQLRLTGVLHTSQLDTVNNGLAVVLPLSAAKAQFARGDRVDLLYVTLVDDSKAAQIQAQIRTALGPGYSVLTRSDPDAGIDVNAALLPLLAIFALIAVGVGVILIAQITRLSVEERRHEVAVAAALGASPLATVTGFLAEAALLGALGSAVGVLAGIGIAYPVVAHASALTQVFLGVNVSVVIHPWIPAVGVAMGVLLAVLAATLPGLSVLKTAIASELSGRAPQLNMDSRSIWPKAAGLLIVGGAGVAATEITTRSGGLQQWQAGVASAAVVLAIVGLLSAAAYLSAQLITLLRVPQNRAGGATLRVALTGLRADASRTTAMAGAVAVPVVVASVLSSFLVGISSSSEVLAKSQATGRLVATTSRFNNWQGLDSGFSPETITKLASLPGVGHVERMEEIQVSLADGASAYVRAEDDPALPFPTVAGKPQQDAMHADELIVGSTLARDEHLRVGDSMRLGTGTSAHTMVVGSIVATPELGGRRIYMPFATAQEIYGSHPAGLVRVVPDNGVPVQQIADEIHSAAFNQPVKVVNSAGYRDEIADGANNFLVPLNALEYGLLAIAFISVSATLLLVGLRRQREMALIQALGATKSKVFAITTVEAIVAGAVGAGFGAVLSVAITEAVRRAAVVVVGSLSPLSFPWPEAIKYSVFAAAAAVVAAVVPAWKNTQAAPATALRDE; encoded by the coding sequence GTGGCGGGTCGACAGCTGGCTGCGGCGCTGAGCGTCCTTCGGATCATCAATCTGCGGGCGCTGCGCCGACACAGCTTTCGCGCGCTGTTGGCCGCCGTGTCGCTGGGCGGCGGTGTGGCCGTCGTCGTCGCCGTGATGATCGAGGCCACCAGCGTCAGCGACGCCGTCCACGATGTGGGCTACCGGATCGCCGGGCCGGCCCCGCTGCGGGTCGTCGGTGCCGCCGCGCAAGGCGGCATCGACGCGCAGGCGATCGCGAAGGTACGCGGGATACCCGGCGTATCGGCGGCGGCTCCCGTCATTCGCGCGGTGACGCTGGCGCGGACCGGGAACCGCGACGACTACGTGCTGACCCTCGGAATCGACTGCACCGCACGGTGGATCATCGACCCCGCCGTCTGTCCGCCCGGCCGATCAGAACCGCCGGTGCCCGCCACCTCGACGACATTCGCGACAGCGGCCGATCACCCGACGACATTGGTGACCGACCAGGGCCAGCTGCGGCTGACCGGTGTACTGCACACTTCTCAACTCGACACCGTCAACAACGGTCTCGCGGTGGTGCTACCGCTGAGCGCCGCGAAAGCACAATTCGCCAGGGGCGACCGGGTCGATCTGCTCTATGTCACCCTGGTCGACGATTCGAAGGCAGCACAGATTCAGGCGCAGATTCGCACCGCGCTGGGACCGGGTTACAGCGTGCTCACCCGAAGCGACCCCGACGCCGGAATCGACGTGAACGCCGCGCTGCTTCCGTTGCTGGCGATCTTCGCGCTGATCGCGGTGGGAGTGGGCGTCATCCTGATCGCGCAGATCACCCGGCTTTCGGTCGAGGAGCGCCGGCATGAGGTCGCAGTGGCCGCGGCGCTCGGCGCCTCGCCGCTGGCCACGGTGACGGGATTCCTCGCCGAAGCCGCCCTGCTCGGGGCGCTCGGGTCGGCTGTCGGGGTGCTCGCAGGCATCGGCATCGCCTATCCCGTCGTCGCGCATGCCAGCGCACTGACGCAGGTCTTCCTCGGGGTGAACGTGTCGGTGGTGATCCACCCGTGGATCCCCGCGGTCGGGGTGGCGATGGGCGTGCTGTTGGCCGTCCTTGCCGCCACCCTACCCGGCCTGTCGGTGTTGAAAACCGCGATCGCGTCTGAACTTTCCGGTCGTGCGCCGCAGCTGAACATGGACTCCCGCAGCATCTGGCCCAAGGCGGCGGGACTGCTGATCGTCGGGGGCGCCGGAGTCGCCGCTACCGAGATCACGACGCGGTCGGGTGGCCTGCAGCAATGGCAGGCTGGCGTCGCCAGCGCCGCGGTCGTCTTGGCCATCGTCGGATTACTCTCGGCTGCAGCGTATTTGAGCGCCCAGCTGATAACCCTGCTGCGCGTGCCGCAGAACCGGGCGGGGGGCGCCACGCTGCGGGTGGCGCTCACCGGCCTTCGCGCTGATGCGTCACGCACGACGGCGATGGCCGGCGCGGTCGCCGTGCCGGTCGTGGTCGCGTCGGTACTGTCCTCGTTTCTCGTCGGAATCAGCAGCAGCTCCGAGGTCCTCGCCAAGTCGCAGGCCACCGGTCGGCTGGTCGCCACCACCTCCCGATTCAACAATTGGCAGGGACTGGACTCGGGGTTCTCCCCGGAGACGATCACCAAACTGGCTTCACTGCCGGGAGTCGGGCATGTCGAGCGGATGGAGGAGATCCAGGTATCGCTGGCCGACGGAGCATCGGCGTATGTGCGCGCCGAAGATGATCCGGCGCTGCCGTTCCCCACGGTGGCGGGAAAGCCTCAGCAAGACGCGATGCACGCCGACGAGCTCATCGTGGGCAGCACCCTCGCCCGCGACGAACACCTTCGCGTAGGTGACTCGATGCGTCTCGGGACGGGAACCAGTGCGCACACCATGGTCGTCGGCTCCATCGTCGCCACCCCCGAACTGGGTGGTCGGCGCATCTATATGCCGTTCGCGACCGCGCAGGAGATCTACGGCTCGCACCCGGCGGGCCTGGTTCGCGTCGTGCCGGACAACGGCGTCCCGGTCCAGCAGATCGCCGACGAGATCCACTCCGCTGCCTTCAATCAGCCTGTCAAAGTGGTGAATTCGGCCGGCTACCGCGATGAGATCGCCGACGGCGCCAACAATTTCCTGGTGCCGCTGAATGCGCTCGAGTACGGGCTTCTCGCCATCGCGTTCATCTCGGTGTCGGCCACGCTGCTGCTCGTCGGACTGCGCAGGCAGCGTGAAATGGCCCTCATCCAAGCGCTTGGCGCGACCAAATCGAAGGTCTTCGCCATCACCACTGTCGAAGCGATTGTCGCTGGCGCGGTAGGTGCCGGCTTCGGTGCGGTGCTCTCCGTCGCCATCACCGAGGCGGTGCGGCGGGCGGCCGTCGTCGTCGTGGGTTCATTGAGCCCGTTGAGCTTTCCGTGGCCGGAAGCGATCAAGTATTCCGTGTTCGCCGCGGCCGCCGCAGTCGTCGCGGCGGTCGTACCCGCCTGGAAGAACACTCAGGCGGCGCCCGCGACAGCGCTGCGCGATGAGTGA
- a CDS encoding DUF2867 domain-containing protein, translated as MKLPDSDHFSHHWLIHDFTRDFRFEGVWALPTPGGHDDFPRLVRILTGFDEARRPGSLVGALFAIREAVGRMFGWDGKLDGSGRPSLRRRLPAELAADPQAVTLPMGFVPLYQTDSEWAAELINKTVHGVVHVGWTQRGPGDYRGQIAMLVKPNGFLGRAYLAAIAPFRYLIIYPRLLSWVGRKWSTAAA; from the coding sequence ATGAAACTTCCTGACAGCGACCACTTTTCGCACCATTGGCTGATCCACGACTTCACACGGGATTTTCGATTCGAGGGGGTGTGGGCCCTGCCAACGCCTGGCGGCCATGACGACTTCCCGCGATTGGTTCGGATCTTGACCGGCTTCGACGAGGCCCGCAGACCGGGTTCACTGGTCGGCGCACTGTTCGCGATACGCGAGGCTGTCGGCCGAATGTTCGGCTGGGACGGCAAGCTCGACGGCAGCGGCAGGCCGAGTCTGCGTCGACGGCTGCCCGCGGAGTTGGCCGCCGATCCGCAGGCAGTGACCCTGCCGATGGGTTTCGTGCCGCTGTACCAGACGGACAGCGAATGGGCGGCCGAGCTGATCAACAAAACCGTGCACGGCGTCGTCCACGTCGGCTGGACACAGCGCGGGCCGGGGGACTACCGCGGTCAGATCGCGATGTTGGTCAAGCCCAACGGATTTCTCGGCCGCGCTTATCTCGCAGCGATCGCGCCATTTCGGTACCTGATCATCTACCCGCGGCTGCTGAGCTGGGTGGGCCGGAAATGGTCGACCGCTGCCGCATGA
- a CDS encoding NAD(P)/FAD-dependent oxidoreductase, whose translation MVSPTPLRVLVVGAGVGGVSVARALLSDGHDVTVVERRKDMRPGGGSVTIWPTGSTVLAQLGVDMDGVGQRLSSAEIATSTGRSVMTIDLASVADRLGGAVRQVPRRVLLDRLLDGFPGDRIRCNARVVEVLDHAAGVQVRFEDGGRADADLVIGADGLHSMVRDVIGARTAKPTGWCSWQGMSTLPGVVEQDVAVQMIGACGNVGLWPAGGSDVQWWFEMPWSRDFVRPARPIEMIRANFGGWSDAVDRVLATLTDDDLADSPFPHFRHRIPRPTRRGAVTLLGDAAHTMPPILAQGTNQALLDTMVLRKALSTTRRDDLCRALRWYERTRRRPLNAVSWVTSRQQPQSEPVLRLAARIPDSLATRAMTKFLQLTSHRDVAAELSHPPASHSRAS comes from the coding sequence ATGGTTTCGCCCACGCCGCTTCGGGTCCTGGTCGTCGGCGCAGGCGTCGGCGGTGTTTCCGTCGCGCGAGCACTGTTGAGCGACGGGCACGACGTCACCGTCGTCGAACGGCGCAAAGACATGCGGCCCGGCGGCGGCTCGGTGACGATCTGGCCCACCGGGTCGACGGTGCTCGCACAGCTCGGCGTCGACATGGACGGGGTTGGTCAGCGGCTGTCGTCGGCTGAGATCGCCACATCGACCGGTCGGAGCGTGATGACCATCGACCTGGCGTCGGTGGCGGATCGGCTCGGCGGGGCCGTCCGGCAGGTGCCCCGGCGCGTGCTGCTCGACCGCCTGCTGGACGGCTTTCCCGGCGACCGCATCCGCTGCAATGCCCGAGTCGTCGAAGTGCTGGACCACGCCGCCGGGGTGCAGGTGCGCTTCGAGGACGGCGGCAGGGCCGACGCGGATCTGGTGATCGGCGCCGACGGGCTGCATTCGATGGTGCGGGACGTCATCGGTGCGCGAACTGCGAAGCCGACCGGCTGGTGCAGCTGGCAGGGGATGAGCACGCTGCCGGGCGTGGTCGAACAGGACGTCGCCGTGCAGATGATCGGCGCGTGCGGCAACGTCGGCCTGTGGCCGGCGGGCGGCTCGGATGTGCAGTGGTGGTTCGAGATGCCCTGGTCGCGGGATTTCGTCAGACCGGCCCGCCCCATCGAGATGATTCGCGCGAACTTCGGCGGATGGTCCGATGCCGTCGACCGGGTACTCGCCACGTTGACCGACGATGACCTCGCCGATTCCCCCTTCCCCCATTTCCGGCACCGGATACCGCGTCCGACGCGTCGCGGGGCTGTGACGCTGCTCGGCGACGCGGCGCACACGATGCCGCCCATCCTCGCGCAGGGCACCAATCAGGCGCTGCTCGACACGATGGTGTTGCGCAAGGCGCTGTCGACCACCCGCAGGGACGATTTGTGTCGCGCATTGCGGTGGTATGAGCGGACCCGGCGGCGCCCACTCAATGCGGTGTCCTGGGTGACGTCGCGTCAGCAGCCGCAGAGTGAACCCGTGCTGCGGCTGGCAGCGCGGATTCCGGATTCCCTTGCGACGCGGGCGATGACGAAGTTCCTCCAGCTGACAAGCCACCGTGACGTCGCCGCCGAACTCAGCCACCCGCCCGCGTCCCATTCGCGCGCCAGCTGA
- a CDS encoding DUF2631 domain-containing protein encodes MASTEVDRHTGVDVEDVPSAEWGWSKENHKAIQIGGLLSAVFMLAMLRGNHVGHVEDGFLIGFAILILVVVARDWWLRRRGWIR; translated from the coding sequence GTGGCCAGCACCGAGGTGGACCGACACACCGGCGTCGACGTCGAAGATGTGCCCTCCGCGGAGTGGGGCTGGTCGAAGGAGAACCACAAGGCCATCCAGATCGGTGGGCTGTTGTCGGCCGTGTTCATGCTGGCGATGCTGCGCGGCAATCATGTCGGCCACGTCGAGGACGGGTTCCTCATCGGGTTTGCGATCCTGATTCTCGTCGTGGTCGCACGTGACTGGTGGCTGCGCCGCCGGGGCTGGATCCGGTAG